One part of the Humulus lupulus chromosome 9, drHumLupu1.1, whole genome shotgun sequence genome encodes these proteins:
- the LOC133800692 gene encoding non-specific lipid-transfer protein 2-like has product MKNLSFLAVCAVAMVAAAVLLWEAPTAEAVTCSPVQMSSCLTAITNGSPPSSQCCAKLKEQKPCLCGYLKDPNLRQYVNSPNARKVVAKCGVPYPKC; this is encoded by the coding sequence atGAAGAACTTGTCTTTTTTAGCAGTGTGCGCGGTGGCGATGGTAGCAGCTGCGGTGCTTTTGTGGGAAGCACCAACAGCGGAGGCGGTGACGTGCAGCCCAGTGCAGATGAGCTCATGCCTGACGGCGATCACGAATGGGTCGCCGCCATCGAGCCAATGCTGCGCCAAGCTCAAGGAACAGAAGCCTTGCCTTTGTGGGTATCTCAAGGACCCTAATCTTCGCCAGTATGTCAACTCTCCTAATGCCAGAAAAGTTGTAGCTAAGTGTGGCGTTCCCTACCCCAAATGTTGA